In Acanthochromis polyacanthus isolate Apoly-LR-REF ecotype Palm Island chromosome 18, KAUST_Apoly_ChrSc, whole genome shotgun sequence, the following proteins share a genomic window:
- the june gene encoding junE proto-oncogene, AP-1 transcription factor subunit, which produces MTAKMDTPFYHDDSPAVPGFNQIAEFERYPGNKMLMSKKAMSVVGGHHFHGSSAAGGRGGNHNNLGLAGNSSLMASAASSAGSSADMNLLKLASPDLEHLIIQSNQGLVTTSPVSNSGNPFIYRGQATNEQEGFADGFVQALADLHKQNQLVGGGPMSPSSSSSVSLQASYQRSLMSGGDMPVYTNLNSYNSGPMPFAGGQMAYGGGSGHGGGPQPHPRGLDAPQTVPEVPHPPGDPTSPPSLSPIDLETQERIKAERKKLRNRIAASKCRKRKLERISRLEEKVKVLKSQNSDLASTAAMLREQVAQLKQKVMSHVTNGCQIAVGSTAAAKSGGGGSGRRSEDSSC; this is translated from the coding sequence ATGACGGCCAAGATGGACACTCCTTTCTACCACGATGACTCCCCCGCTGTCCCCGGCTTCAACCAGATCGCGGAGTTCGAGCGTTACCCGGGAAACAAGATGCTGATGAGTAAGAAGGCCATGTCGGTGGTGGGCGGTCATCACTTCCACGGCAGCAGcgcagcaggaggaagaggcGGGAACCACAACAACCTGGGCCTGGCAGGGAACAGCTCCCTGATGGCGTCGGCAGCATCTTCTGCAGGTTCCTCGGCAGATATGAACCTCCTAAAGCTGGCGTCTCCAGACCTGGAGCACCTGATCATTCAGTCCAACCAGGGCCTGGTCACCACAAGCCCAGTGTCCAACTCCGGCAACCCCTTCATCTACCGCGGCCAGGCTACCAACGAGCAAGAAGGATTCGCCGACGGCTTCGTCCAAGCACTTGCTGACCTCCACAAGCAGAATCAGCTGGTGGGAGGTGGACCCATGTCCCCGTCCTCGTCCTCCAGCGTCTCCCTGCAGGCGTCCTACCAGAGGAGCCTGATGTCCGGTGGAGATATGCCCGTCTACACCAACCTCAACAGCTACAACTCGGGTCCGATGCCTTTCGCCGGAGGGCAGATGGCGTACGGTGGAGGTTCGGGTCATGGTGGAGGTCCTCAGCCGCACCCTCGAGGTCTGGACGCCCCTCAGACCGTCCCAGAGGTTCCTCACCCACCGGGGGACCCCACTTCGCCACCATCCCTCTCCCCGATCGACCTGGAGACACAGGAAAGAATCAAAGCGGAGCGTAAGAAGCTCCGCAATCGCATTGCAGCGTCCAAATGCCGCAAGCGGAAGCTGGAGCGAATCTCGCGGCTGGAGGAGAAGGTGAAGGTCCTGAAGAGCCAGAACTCGGACCTGGCCTCCACCGCCGCCATGCTGAGGGAGCAGGTCGCTCAGCTCAAACAGAAGGTCATGAGCCATGTCACCAACGGCTGCCAGATTGCCGTCGGGTCGACAGCTGCTGCCaagtctggaggaggaggaagtggccGCCGCAGTGAGGACTCCAGCTGCTGA